Proteins found in one Quercus robur chromosome 2, dhQueRobu3.1, whole genome shotgun sequence genomic segment:
- the LOC126699088 gene encoding uncharacterized protein LOC126699088 has protein sequence MWDKGEGGRIAQTLAGALQLPEDVHAFDDGSEESVGRRLEWHAIAAAQLAHIVAARARELDEENEREKGARESAVKTAKEKVKIAEAAEKKAAAAEKFRALAEKRNAELLAKQNETELKIAEALSLNTSHADEIADLRAGLAAAEQKCAMAV, from the exons atgtgggataagggcgagggcggccgtattgcccaaaccttggccggagctctccaacttcccgaggacgtgcacgcctttgatgatgggtccgaggagtccgtggggcgccggttagagtggcacgccattgcg gccgctcaactggctcacattgtggctgcccgggcacgggagcttgatgaggaaaatgagcgcgagaagggggcgcgggagtcagcagtaaaaacggctaaggaaaaggtgaagattgctgaggctgctgagaagaaggctgctgccgcggagaagttccggGCATTGGCCGAAAAAAGGAATGCAGAGCTCCTGGCCAagcaaaatgagacggaactcAAAATAGCTgaagccctcagcctcaacacttcCCATGCCGACGAGATAGCCGATCTCAGGGCAGGCctggcggccgcggagcaaaagtg TGCTATGGCCGTTTAG